In Fusarium oxysporum Fo47 chromosome IX, complete sequence, the following proteins share a genomic window:
- a CDS encoding glutathione S-transferase translates to MGDLPDEIRLKPNKDGSFIRPDSAFRSFVSQEPDSQFPAEKDRYALYLSPGCPWSHRAMIVRSLKKLENIIDLYICSLTMGKDGWFFDDSPEAAKYGVLPKDPLYGFETLKQLYLKANPNYEGRYTVPVLWDKKTHTMVNNESSDIIRMLYTEFDHLLPEEDRESHKPGRELYPERLRDKIDEINEWVYDTVNNGVYKTGFATSQAAYEENVVKVFTSLDRLEKILDNGPFLLGKTITEADIRLFPTILRFDVGYVPIFMCNLGTIRDHYPNLHLWLRRLYWDNSFRTHGAFRKTSEPWLEKYKTGYANARRRVLGITGPDIVPKGPLVLIHELEEGERLSA, encoded by the exons ATGGGTGACCTG CCGGACGAGATCAGGCTCAAGCCAAACAAGGACGGCTCTTTCATTCGGCCTGACAGTGCCTTTCGCAGCTTCGTATCACAGGAGCCAGATTCTCAGTTCCCGGCCGAGAAAGACCGCTATGCTCTTTATCTGAGCCCAGGATGTCCATGG TCTCATCGCGCCATGATCGTGAGAAGCCTCAAGAAACTCGAGAATATAATCGACTTGTACATCTGCTCGCTCACTATGGGCAAAGATGGTTGGTTTTTCGATGACAGCCCAGAAGCAGCCAAGTATGGTGTCCTGCCTAAGGATCCGCTCTATGGATTCGAGACGTTGAAGCAACTTTATCTCAAGGCCAACCCAAATTATGAGGGTCGATACACCGTGCCCGTCCTCTGGGATAAGAAGACCCACACCATGGTGAACAACGAGTCGAGCGATATCATTCGGATGCTCTACACAGAGTTTGACCACCTTCTTCCCGAGGAAGATCGTGAAAGTCACAAACCTGGACGAGAACTCTACCCAGAGCGCTTGAGAGATaagattgatgagatcaaTGAATGGGTCTACGACACTGTCAACAACGGAGTCTACAAGACCGGCTTTGCAACGTCTCAAGCTGCATATGAAGAAAACGTCGTAAAGGTCTTCACGTCACTCGATCGGCTGGAGAAAATCCTCGACAACGGACCCTTTCTTCTCGGCAAGACCATCACTGAGGCTGACATCCGTCTGTTCCCAACCATCCTCCGTTTCGACGTTGGGTACGTCCCTATTTTCATGTGCAACCTTGGAACCATCAGGGATCACTATCCGAATTTGCATCTTTGGCTGAGGAGGCTTTACTGGGATAATAGCTTCAGAACTCATGGCGCGTTTCGAAAGACTTCGGAGCCTTGGCTTGAGAAGTACAAGACCGGTTATGCGAACGCGAGACGGAGAGTTCTTGGTATCACTGGGCCGGATATTGTTCCCAAGGGGCCTCTGGTGTTGATCCACGAGTTAGAGGAGGGGGAGAGGCTTTCGGCCTGA
- a CDS encoding cytochrome P450 translates to MMAGEMVGWENSLGFSPYNDRFRTYRKNMARIIGSKRAAAKYDRLQEAEVAHFLLHVLDDPERFMDHIRKEAGSVILKIAYGYTAEPSKEDILIKMAGQAMDDVTAAGVPGAFLVDILPLLRYVPDWVPGANFKRLAKKWSSELDDLTEKPYAFVKHQHASGKQDNSFVSRLLEVGDSTEEARFTTKWSALSLYAAGADTKKAQEEIDGVIGNERLPNCSDRQSLPYVNAIVNEVLRWHPVAPMGLPHTSTVDDVFEGYFVPKDALIMPNIWYFAHDPEVHHEPMRFNPERFLSTDGNQPEQDPHMYTFGFGRRVCPGRVLADNALFLNIAQSLAVLHIRKDENGAQPELLFTPGMISHPEPFKAAITPRSPHHEQLIRSLEQEYPWEQSDGHIIENMQRQAS, encoded by the exons ATGATGGCGGGCGAAAT GGTCGGCTGGGAAAACTCACTTGGTTTCTCGCCATATAACGATCGCTTCAGAACGTATCGGAAGAACATGGCCCGCATTATCGGATCGAAAAGGGCCGCAGCAAAGTATGATAGGCTGcaagaagctgaagttgCTCACTTCCTACTGCATGTCTTAGACGACCCAGAGAGATTCATGGACCATATCAGGAA GGAAGCGGGCTCGGTTATTCTGAAAATCGCTTACGGATATACAGCTGAGCCTTCCAAAGAAGACATTCTCATCAAAATGGCGGGCCAGGCCATGGACGATGTAACAGCAGCTGGTGTGCCGGGTGCATTTCTAGTTGATATACTGCCCCTAT TACGATACGTACCAGACTGGGTTCCGGGCGCGAACTTCAAGAGACTTGCCAAGAAATGGTCTTCAGAGCTGGACGATCTTACTGAAAAGCCTTATGCTTTTGTCAAGCATCAGCACGCATCGGGCAAGCAAGACAACTCATTTGTCTCACGGCTTCTTGAAGTGGGAGATTCGACTGAAGAAGCGAGGTTTACGACCAAGTGGTCTGCCTTGTCACTGTACGCTGCCGGGGCTGATACG aagaaggcccaAGAGGAGATTGACGGCGTAATCGGCAACGAGAGACTACCTAATTGTTCAGATCGGCAAAGTCTTCCTTATGTCAATGCGATAGTCAACGAGGTTCTTCGATGGCATCCAGTCGCCCCTATGGGGCTGCCTCATACAAGCACTGTAGATGATGTGTTTGAAGGATACTTTGTTCCCAAAGACGCACTGATCATGCCCAATATCTG GTACTTTGCCCATGACCCTGAGGTCCACCACGAGCCAATGCGCTTTAACCCAGAACGGTTCTTGTCTACCGACGGCAATCAACCTGAACAAGATCCGCACATGTACACGTTCGGCTTTGGGCGCCGCGTATGCCCGGGGCGTGTCTTAGCCGATAACGCATTGTTTCTCAACATCGCTCAGTCACTCGCTGTATTGCATATCAGAAAAGACGAGAATGGTGCCCAACCTGAACTCCTATTTACTCCCGGGATGATCAGCCACCCCGAGCCGTTCAAAGCCGCTATTacgccaagatcgccacACCACGAACAATTAATCCGGTCATTGGAGCAAGAGTACCCCTGGGAACAGAGCGACGGCCATATCATAGAGAACATGCAGCGCCAAGCATCGTGA
- a CDS encoding Glyoxalase/Bleomycin resistance protein/Dihydroxybiphenyl dioxygenase — MSSFAVVKDIDHLVLTCNDIPATIEWYIKYLGMKSETFTSATDPSSPPRSALKFGTHKINLHQRGKEFEPKARTALPGTADLCFIIEDGTDLQGLIGGFEKEGIKVLEGGKVVGRTGAMGGIRSIYVRDPDGNLIELSQYST; from the exons ATGTCCTCCTTCGCCGTAGTAAAAGACATCGACCACCTCGTCCTAACATGCAATGACATCCCCGCCACCATAGAGTGGTACATCAAATATCTCGGCATGAAGTCCGAGACCTTCACATCAGCAACCGACCCATCGTCTCCACCTCGCAGCGCCTTGAAATTCGGCACTCACAAGATCAATCTTCATCAGCGCGGCAAAGAGTTTGAGCCCAAGGCTAGAACTGCCTTGCCTGGTACCGCTGATTTGTGCTTTATTATAGAGGATGGGACAGATCTGCAGGGCTTGATTGGGGGgtttgagaaggagggtatAAAGGTTCTGGAAGGGGGGAAGGTTGTTGGGAGAACGGGGGCTATGGGAGGGATTAGGAGTATTTATGTTCGTGACCCTGACGGGAATTTGATTGA ACTTTCCCAGTACTCGACTTAA